The following coding sequences are from one uncultured Desulfobacter sp. window:
- a CDS encoding lysophospholipid acyltransferase family protein, producing the protein MAGLNAVYKLSMVVVMTISSLWQLAEAVSSSGWSPELVASRARQWAGMLVKNLDIHIEQTGEIPEDGALVVSNHRSYLDIVIILAHLDAAFLAKKELASWPIFGRAAKRGNTVFVDRSSAESRANARQAIGEKLAQGISVVVFPEGTTSAGPGILPFKKGIFHLAALNNIPVVPVAICYENPKAAWIGDDFFLPHFLETFKTAPLKARLSFGPALGTADGDALKTKAQESVQQQLKSMQ; encoded by the coding sequence ATGGCCGGATTGAACGCTGTTTACAAGTTGTCCATGGTCGTTGTGATGACGATATCAAGCCTTTGGCAACTGGCTGAGGCGGTGTCATCATCGGGATGGTCTCCGGAGCTGGTGGCATCCCGGGCCCGGCAATGGGCCGGCATGCTGGTCAAAAATCTTGACATTCATATTGAACAGACCGGCGAGATCCCTGAAGATGGCGCCCTGGTGGTTTCCAATCACAGGTCCTACCTGGACATCGTTATTATCCTCGCCCACCTGGATGCGGCCTTTCTGGCTAAAAAGGAGCTGGCCTCCTGGCCCATATTCGGGCGGGCGGCAAAACGGGGAAATACGGTGTTTGTGGACCGGTCCAGTGCCGAAAGCCGTGCAAACGCACGGCAGGCCATCGGAGAAAAACTGGCCCAGGGAATCAGTGTAGTGGTTTTCCCTGAAGGCACCACATCGGCAGGCCCCGGCATCCTTCCCTTTAAAAAAGGCATCTTCCACCTGGCTGCATTAAACAACATTCCCGTGGTGCCCGTGGCAATCTGCTACGAAAACCCGAAAGCAGCCTGGATCGGAGACGATTTTTTCCTGCCCCATTTTTTGGAAACGTTTAAAACCGCGCCGCTAAAAGCCCGTTTGAGCTTTGGCCCGGCCCTGGGGACAGCCGACGGAGATGCCCTTAAAACTAAGGCCCAGGAGAGTGTTCAACAGCAATTAAAATCCATGCAATAA
- a CDS encoding class III extradiol ring-cleavage dioxygenase, translating to MTTQKADSAVIYIPHGGGPLPLLGHAGHEAMNAFLKELAAMLPRPDAVVVISAHWESDPPMATSHPRPELLYDYYGFPEEAYKIKYPATGHPELAAKAVALLNASGIEARADRWREFDHGVYIPLTLMLPNADVPCIQISLAKGLDAEKHLLMGQALRPLLKEKIWLLGSGFSFHNMRGFDLQAGPDSPSVPDPENRSFQDWLKETCGDVTISPEQQKQLLLNWEDVPSARHCHPREEHLLPLMVCAGAAGYRPAPKVFDVKILGRSSVCFFWPGIV from the coding sequence ATGACGACACAAAAAGCTGACAGCGCCGTTATTTATATCCCCCATGGCGGCGGCCCCTTACCCCTTCTGGGCCATGCCGGACATGAGGCCATGAATGCATTTTTAAAGGAGCTTGCCGCCATGCTGCCCAGGCCTGATGCCGTGGTGGTGATCTCCGCCCATTGGGAAAGTGATCCGCCCATGGCAACCAGTCATCCCAGGCCCGAGCTGCTTTACGATTATTATGGGTTTCCCGAAGAGGCGTATAAGATTAAATATCCGGCTACCGGCCACCCGGAACTGGCTGCTAAAGCCGTTGCCCTGCTCAACGCATCCGGCATCGAGGCCAGGGCAGATCGTTGGCGGGAATTTGACCATGGGGTCTACATCCCCTTGACCCTGATGCTGCCCAACGCCGATGTGCCCTGCATCCAGATCTCCCTGGCCAAAGGCCTGGATGCCGAAAAACACCTGTTGATGGGTCAGGCCCTGAGACCGTTGCTCAAGGAAAAGATCTGGCTTCTGGGTTCCGGATTTTCGTTTCACAACATGCGAGGGTTTGATCTGCAGGCCGGTCCGGATTCTCCGTCGGTGCCGGATCCTGAGAACAGGTCTTTCCAGGATTGGCTTAAAGAAACGTGCGGTGATGTAACCATCTCCCCGGAACAGCAAAAACAACTGCTGCTCAATTGGGAAGATGTGCCGTCGGCAAGGCATTGCCATCCCAGGGAAGAGCATCTGCTCCCCTTGATGGTGTGTGCCGGTGCTGCCGGATACCGACCTGCCCCTAAGGTGTTTGACGTCAAAATATTAGGCAGAAGTTCAGTCTGCTTTTTCTGGCCTGGAATTGTATGA